The Terracoccus luteus genome includes a region encoding these proteins:
- a CDS encoding GNAT family N-acetyltransferase has product MTGSGGPGAPGAPGASGEGPGRPDHPAGEVGPLTDADHDRWEALFRDYIAFYGRELPQAAYDRAWREFRSDTVLHALGARVDGELVGITHFLVHANTSGPDVCYLQDLFTSPEARGRGVGRALVEAVAEWARAQGCGRVYWQTAEDNAVARRLYDSLVPFSGFVVYRLPL; this is encoded by the coding sequence ATGACCGGGTCGGGCGGCCCGGGAGCTCCGGGAGCTCCGGGTGCCTCGGGCGAGGGCCCGGGGCGGCCCGACCACCCCGCCGGGGAGGTCGGGCCGCTCACCGATGCCGACCACGACCGGTGGGAGGCGCTGTTCCGTGACTACATCGCCTTCTACGGGCGTGAGCTGCCGCAGGCGGCCTACGACCGCGCTTGGCGCGAGTTCCGTTCCGACACCGTGCTGCACGCGCTGGGCGCGCGGGTCGACGGCGAGCTCGTCGGCATCACGCACTTCCTCGTGCACGCCAACACGAGCGGCCCCGACGTCTGCTACCTGCAGGACCTCTTCACCTCGCCCGAGGCCCGGGGCCGTGGCGTCGGGCGGGCGCTCGTCGAGGCGGTGGCGGAGTGGGCCCGGGCCCAGGGGTGCGGCCGGGTCTACTGGCAGACGGCGGAGGACAACGCGGTGGCCCGCCGCCTCTACGACTCGCTCGTGCCCTTCAGCGGCTTCGTCGTCTACCGCCTGCCGCTCTGA